The DNA segment GTCATCGCCCCTCTCCGGCGGAATCAGGTAGGTCTGCTCGCCTGAAGCCGCCAGCCCGACCCTCATCCCGCTCTGCAGGTGCTTTCTGGCCAGTGATGCCGCGATGGTCACACCATACTCCTCGGTGGTCTCCTCCCCGTGGCCGAAGTGTGAAGTCTCCTGCATATCCAGGATAATCCACACCGTCTTCGAGCTGTCATAAGAGCGGTCGGCATCAAACACCTTGACCAGGAGCTTACCGGTATGAGCTGTACCCGGCCAGTGAATGTGGTTGAGGCTGTCACCACTGCTGAATTCGCGTACGCTGGATGCGTTCGGACTTATCTGGCTGATGGCCTGGTAACCGGAGCCGTAGCCGAATTCATTGAAGGAAGACGCCTTGAACAGGGGCAGGTCAAACGTCGCCGGGTAAATTAGGATACTGTGCGGTTCTCCCACGGTGCGCTGCCGCGAGAAAAGGCCGAAGGGGTCTGCTGCCGTTACCGTGACGGCACCCAGGTAGTACCTTCCCCGACGATGGCAGGTAAACGTGGACTGCCATTCATGGGAACTCCACCGTGGCAGGTTGAGGATAGCGGGCTCACGGTGCCCGGGCAGGTCGGTGCTCTCCTCCACCCTGAGCCAGAGCTTGGGTATCCGGCTATCATTGGTTACCGTAATCCGCTGCTGGAACTTCTCCCCCACCTGGCTGTGCTCCGGCGGAGACTCGGCCTCGGCGCTGATACCATGTATGCCCAGTACCGACCAGATGTAGCTCACCACCGGCACCAGCACGGAAAGGAAGAAGAGGCGCAGGAACAACGTGGAGCCTCCCACCAGTGCCAGTGCAAGGAGGACTACCGGGACTATGTAGACAATCGTTCGTACCTTCATCTCGTCACTGCGAAGAGATTACCCTGAAGTAGAAGCCCGCGGCGCATTCCCGACACTACGGTCTGAGCACCGTGCCGGGTACGGGAATGGTCTCCAGTATTTCAGCGATACTGGCCCTGCCGCTCTTGTCCTGGGAGACATCGGTCAGCCGTATTATCAACCGGTGGGCCAGAACAGACTCTGCCAGGGCTTTGACATCGTCGGGCAGAACATAGTCCCGCCCCTGTATCAGGGCACGAGCCTGGGCAGTGCGGAACAGGGCAAGCGACCCTCGCGGTGAAGCCCCGAGGTATATCGTGGGGTGGTCACGCGTGGCCGCCACCAGAGATGTGATGTACTTCTTAAGCGTGTCGTCCACATAGATATCTTTCACCGCAGTCTGGAGCTCCAGAAGGTCGGCACCGGTGGCCACCGGGGCTATCTTCTCGATGGGATGAGCATACTGCTGCTTCTCCACAA comes from the Dehalococcoidales bacterium genome and includes:
- a CDS encoding DUF58 domain-containing protein, with product MKVRTIVYIVPVVLLALALVGGSTLFLRLFFLSVLVPVVSYIWSVLGIHGISAEAESPPEHSQVGEKFQQRITVTNDSRIPKLWLRVEESTDLPGHREPAILNLPRWSSHEWQSTFTCHRRGRYYLGAVTVTAADPFGLFSRQRTVGEPHSILIYPATFDLPLFKASSFNEFGYGSGYQAISQISPNASSVREFSSGDSLNHIHWPGTAHTGKLLVKVFDADRSYDSSKTVWIILDMQETSHFGHGEETTEEYGVTIAASLARKHLQSGMRVGLAASGEQTYLIPPERGDDHLWRMLEALALMRATGEVSVGQVISDHMEYLRGNSTVIIVTPAITGSLADAVRQLKNRVDSIVVVLLDPASFGGETSMANAARNLSSTGVQVYVVRQGDELARALDNRASLLHARFM